A stretch of the Gossypium hirsutum isolate 1008001.06 chromosome D07, Gossypium_hirsutum_v2.1, whole genome shotgun sequence genome encodes the following:
- the LOC107953930 gene encoding eukaryotic translation initiation factor 5 — MALLNIGAGNSDDAFYRYKMPKMITKIEGRGNGIKTNIVNMVDVAKALARPASYTTKYFGCELGAQSKFDEKTGISLVNGSHDTAKLARLLENFINKYVQCYGCGNPETEIFITKNQMIQLNCVACGFVSDVDMMDKLTSFILKNRAEPKKRSDKKAMKRAEKERPKKREAAAAATDDVKWQTDTSMEAARQRIKEQLTVATADMVTLSTEKKPKVTTKASNKGQMIALLEALFEGIEKGFAKEVIKKKNYLALVAKDKESQLLLLKAIESFCGKANSNALKEVALVLKTLHDVDVLEEEYVLQWHQQGLKGKNKGSQIWKNVKPFIDWLQSAESESEEE; from the coding sequence ATGGCATTGTTGAACATTGGTGCTGGAAATAGTGATGATGCCTTCTACAGGTATAAGATGCCAAAAATGATCACCAAGATTGAAGGTCGAGGAAATGGCATTAAAACAAACATAGTCAACATGGTTGATGTTGCAAAGGCATTGGCAAGGCCTGCTTCTTATACAACCAAGTATTTTGGTTGTGAGCTTGGTGCACAGTCTAAATTTGATGAAAAAACAGGGATTTCTCTTGTTAATGGATCCCATGACACTGCTAAACTTGCAAGACTTCTTGAAAACTTTATCAACAAATATGTGCAGTGTTATGGTTGTGGAAACCCTGAAACTGAGATATTTATAACTAAGAATCAGATGATACAATTGAACTGTGTTGCATGTGGTTTTGTTTCTGATGTTGATATGATGGATAAGTTGACAAGTTTCATATTGAAAAATCGAGCTGAACCGAAGAAGAGGTCAGACAAGAAGGCGATGAAGAGAGCTGAAAAAGAGAGACCCAAGAAACGTGAAGCTGCTGCCGCTGCTACTGATGATGTGAAATGGCAAACTGATACATCAATGGAGGCAGCTCGGCAGCGAATAAAGGAGCAGTTGACTGTTGCAACAGCAGATATGGTCACGTTATCAACCGAAAAGAAACCGAAGGTGACGACCAAGGCAAGCAACAAGGGACAGATGATTGCTCTGTTAGAGGCCTTATTTGAAGGCATTGAGAAAGGGTTTGCAAAAGAAGTGATTAAGAAGAAAAACTACCTTGCTCTTGTTGCTAAAGACAAGGAATCTCAGTTGCTTCTACTTAAAGCCATAGAGTCATTTTGTGGAAAAGCTAACTCAAATGCATTGAAGGAAGTTGCTTTAGTTTTGAAAACACTCCATGATGTTGATGTATTAGAGGAGGAATATGTACTTCAATGGCATCAACAAGGTTTGAAAGGGAAGAACAAAGGGTCTCAGATATGGAAGAATGTAAAGCCTTTTATTGATTGGCTTCAAAGTGCAGAATCAGAATCTGAAGAAGAATGA
- the LOC107953931 gene encoding uncharacterized protein isoform X2, translating to MRDHFVLLVDRLLTESTLEAAIESKKQLQLGMPSTSKHDIIDFSSMDDNVGSSPSKLVECRICHDDDEDLNMEIPCSCRGSLKYAHRKCVQRWCNEKGDIVCEICHQQFKPGYTAPPPLFHYGSVPMNFRGNWEISRRDLPTPHFITVVTEDRDFLETEIDDYSAPRSRSLICCRVIAITFMVLLVLRHTLPVVISGAGDYSLTLFTLLMLRAIGIMLPIYIMVKAFTAIQRRQHHQDPQFSLDASDEESDLPQLHPPHSRLIRVH from the exons ATGAGAGACCATTTTGTGTTGCTTGTGGACCGGCTATTGACTGAATCCACCCTTGAAGCTGCTATTGAGAGTAAAAAACAATTACAACTAGGCATGCCCTCAACAAGCAAACATGATATAATTGACTTTTCATCTATGGATGATAATGTTGGTTCCTCTCCAAGTAAATTAGTAGAATGTAGGATTTGTCATGATGACGATGAAGATTTGAACATGGAGATACCCTGTTCTTGTCGTGGCAGCTTGAAG TATGCTCACCGTAAATGTGTGCAGAGGTGGTGCAATGAAAAGGGTGACATAGTCTGTGAGATTTGCCACCAG CAATTTAAGCCCGGTTATACGGCACCGCCTCCTTTATTTCATTATGGAAGTGTTCCTATGAATTTCAG AGGGAATTGGGAAATTTCAAGGAGAGACTTGCCGACTCCGCATTTTATAACAGTAGTCACCGAAGATCGTGATTTTCTGGAAACTGAGATCGATGATTACTCAGCTCCTAGATCTCGAAGCCTGATATGTTGTCGCGTCATTGCTATAACt TTTATGGTTCTTCTGGTTCTACGCCACACTCTTCCGGTCGTAATCAGTGGCGCTGGAGACTATTCATTGACATTGTTCACG TTACTAATGTTGAGAGCCATTGGGATTATGTTGCCTATATATATCATGGTTAAAGCTTTTACTGCTATCCAACGCCGCCAACACCATCAG GATCCTCAGTTTTCCCTTGATGCATCGGATGAAGAAAGTGATTTACCGCAATTGCACCCGCCGCATTCACGTTTGATTCGAGTACATTAG
- the LOC107953931 gene encoding uncharacterized protein isoform X1, with protein MMRDHFVLLVDRLLTESTLEAAIESKKQLQLGMPSTSKHDIIDFSSMDDNVGSSPSKLVECRICHDDDEDLNMEIPCSCRGSLKYAHRKCVQRWCNEKGDIVCEICHQQFKPGYTAPPPLFHYGSVPMNFRGNWEISRRDLPTPHFITVVTEDRDFLETEIDDYSAPRSRSLICCRVIAITFMVLLVLRHTLPVVISGAGDYSLTLFTLLMLRAIGIMLPIYIMVKAFTAIQRRQHHQDPQFSLDASDEESDLPQLHPPHSRLIRVH; from the exons AT GATGAGAGACCATTTTGTGTTGCTTGTGGACCGGCTATTGACTGAATCCACCCTTGAAGCTGCTATTGAGAGTAAAAAACAATTACAACTAGGCATGCCCTCAACAAGCAAACATGATATAATTGACTTTTCATCTATGGATGATAATGTTGGTTCCTCTCCAAGTAAATTAGTAGAATGTAGGATTTGTCATGATGACGATGAAGATTTGAACATGGAGATACCCTGTTCTTGTCGTGGCAGCTTGAAG TATGCTCACCGTAAATGTGTGCAGAGGTGGTGCAATGAAAAGGGTGACATAGTCTGTGAGATTTGCCACCAG CAATTTAAGCCCGGTTATACGGCACCGCCTCCTTTATTTCATTATGGAAGTGTTCCTATGAATTTCAG AGGGAATTGGGAAATTTCAAGGAGAGACTTGCCGACTCCGCATTTTATAACAGTAGTCACCGAAGATCGTGATTTTCTGGAAACTGAGATCGATGATTACTCAGCTCCTAGATCTCGAAGCCTGATATGTTGTCGCGTCATTGCTATAACt TTTATGGTTCTTCTGGTTCTACGCCACACTCTTCCGGTCGTAATCAGTGGCGCTGGAGACTATTCATTGACATTGTTCACG TTACTAATGTTGAGAGCCATTGGGATTATGTTGCCTATATATATCATGGTTAAAGCTTTTACTGCTATCCAACGCCGCCAACACCATCAG GATCCTCAGTTTTCCCTTGATGCATCGGATGAAGAAAGTGATTTACCGCAATTGCACCCGCCGCATTCACGTTTGATTCGAGTACATTAG
- the LOC107953929 gene encoding non-specific lipid-transfer protein A, which translates to MEKKFMGFSWSLVGVLMFIMILIAKSKSVDAITCQEALLSLMPCRPFLTGGESTPVATCCSAVANINAAATTTAIRKDLCRCLEAASRSEGVDPDKAKQLPQLCGVTVAISFDPTINCDTIK; encoded by the exons atggagaagaaatTCATGGGATTTTCTTGGTCGCTTGTTGGGGTTCTTATGTTTATCATGATTTTGATAGCGAAATCAAAATCTGTGGATGCAATAACATGCCAAGAAGCTTTATTGTCACTGATGCCTTGTCGCCCTTTCTTGACCGGCGGGGAATCCACACCCGTTGCAACATGTTGTTCCGCGGTGGCTAATATCAATGCCGCCGCTACCACCACTGCAATTCGCAAGGACTTGTGTCGTTGTCTCGAGGCAGCTAGTCGTAGTGAAGGTGTTGATCCCGACAAAGCTAAACAGCTTCCTCAATTGTGCGGTGTTACTGTCGCCATTTCCTTTGATCCTACCATTAACTGCGACAC GATCAAGTAG
- the LOC107955991 gene encoding non-specific lipid-transfer protein 4, whose amino-acid sequence MEKKIMVSSLIMMILVIKSKSVDAITCEEALTRLMPGQLFLTSEAFLPISPCCLAVANINAGSTTTSICRSLCRRFQQAASGLGVSPDKAKELSQLCGVSTTVAIDPTINCDS is encoded by the coding sequence atggagaagaaaatcATGGTTTCATCTCTAATCATGATGATTTTGGTGATAAAATCAAAATCAGTGGACGCAATTACATGTGAAGAAGCTTTAACTAGATTGATGCCTGGCCAACTTTTCTTAACAAGCGAAGCTTTCTTGCCCATTTCACCGTGTTGTTTGGCGGTGGCTAACATCAATGCCGGTTCTACCACCACTTCAATTTGTCGGAGCCTATGTCGTCGTTTCCAGCAAGCTGCCTCTGGTCTCGGAGTTAGCCCCGACAAAGCTAAAGAGCTTTCTCAGTTGTGTGGTGTTAGCACCACCGTTGCTATTGATCCTACCATTAATTGCGACTCGTAA